From one Eleginops maclovinus isolate JMC-PN-2008 ecotype Puerto Natales chromosome 7, JC_Emac_rtc_rv5, whole genome shotgun sequence genomic stretch:
- the si:dkey-4e7.3 gene encoding inosine-uridine preferring nucleoside hydrolase isoform X2, which yields MMSKKLLLDVDCGVDDAQAIMLALAAPNVEVLGVTCVHGNTTVENVCKNTLRVLQACNKLEIPVFKGADKPILGNSLSAGHFHGEDGLGDSPDPNAPGLDLLQEEGAVSAMIRIVKENPGQVTLVATAPLTNLALAVRLDPSLPSKLRALYIMGGNTESRGNTTVCGEFNFAADPEAAYIVLNDYHCPIYLACWEFTCYSKLSWEFCDAWLAQDTDKARFMARIFRHSIEASKSERIQKEFVAGTGFISCDSYAMAAAVDDSFITESDHYPVSVELTGTHTRGMMIMDTVGFLKKERKACIMKKVDMEKFKQMLIAALK from the exons GCGCTGGCCGCCCCAAACGTGGAGGTCCTTGGCGTCACCTGTGTGCATGGAAACACCACGGTGGAGAATGTGTGCAAGAACACACTGCGAGTTCTGCAAGCATGCAATAAACTGGAG ATTCCAGTGTTTAAAGGGGCAGATAAGCCGATCCTTGGGAACAGCCTGAGTGCCGGACACTTCCACGGGGAGGACGGGCTGGGAGACTCTCCGGACCCCAACGCCCCGGGTCTGgatctgctgcaggaggagggcGCGGTGTCCGCCATGATCCGGATCGTCAAGGAGAACCCAGGACAG GTGACTCTCGTTGCCACGGCTCCCCTCACTAACCTGGCTCTGGCTGTGAGGCTGGATCCATCTCTGCCCAGTAAACTCAGAGCGCTCTACATCATGGGAGGCAACACTGAAT CTCGAGGAAACACGACAGTGTGTGGCGAGTTTAATTTTGCTGCTGATCCAGAAGCTGCATACATCGTGCTGAACGACTACCACTGTCCCATCTACCTGGCCTGCTGGGAGTTCACCTGCTACAGCAAGCTGTCCTGG GAGTTTTGCGACGCCTGGTTGGCGCAGGACACCGATAAAGCTCGCTTCATGGCCCGGATCTTCCGGCATAGCATCGAGGCGTCTAAAAGCGAGCGCATTCAGAAAGAGTTTGTCGCCGGAACAGGTTTCATTTCCTGTGACTCGTACGCCATGGCAGCCGCCGTGGACGATTCGTTCATCACAGAGAGCGACCATTACCCGGTGAGCGTGGAGCTGACGGGCACACACACCAGAGGCATGATGATCATGGATACTGTGGGCTTCCTGAAGAAGGAACGCAAGGCTTGCATCATGAAGAAGGTGGATATGGAGAAGTTCAAGCAGATGCTGATAGCTGCTTTAAAATAA
- the LOC134867801 gene encoding cytochrome c oxidase assembly factor 5, which produces MPKYYEEKEEDTRACAGIREDFKACLLEHDCVVKEGKLPSECLKEGHCKALQTSFFECKRSMIDTRSRFRGRKGY; this is translated from the exons ATGCCGAAATACTacgaggagaaagaggaggacacCAGAGCCTGCGCCGGGATCAGAGAGGACTTCAAGGCCTGTCTGCTGGAGCACGACTGCGTGGTGAAG GAGGGGAAGCTGCCCAGTGAGTGTTTGAAGGAGGGCCACTGCAAAGCCCTGCAGACGTCCTTCTTTGAGTGCAAGAGGTCTATG attGACACAAGGTCTCGGTtcagaggaaggaaaggatATTGA